The Burkholderiales bacterium genome has a segment encoding these proteins:
- a CDS encoding pilus assembly protein PilP, whose protein sequence is MIRTKLLMAFAGALVIGCGGESHQDLRQFVKDSGNGLPVHIDPLPQAIAYEPVTYAAFEMPNPFEPRKVEVAKGAGSGLQPDLNRRKEPLEAFPLDNLKMVGTLYRDRVTYALVRTQDNTIYRVKTGNYMGQDFGIVAEISDASVNLKEIVQDGAGDWTERPSSLLLQDEQEQKK, encoded by the coding sequence ATGATTCGGACCAAACTACTCATGGCATTTGCCGGCGCGCTCGTAATTGGCTGCGGCGGCGAATCGCATCAGGACCTGCGCCAGTTCGTCAAGGATTCAGGTAACGGTTTGCCAGTGCATATCGACCCGCTGCCGCAGGCGATCGCTTACGAGCCGGTTACCTACGCGGCGTTCGAGATGCCTAACCCGTTCGAGCCACGCAAGGTCGAGGTGGCCAAGGGCGCGGGCAGTGGCTTGCAGCCTGATCTTAACCGGCGCAAGGAACCACTCGAAGCATTTCCGCTGGATAACCTGAAAATGGTCGGCACCTTATACAGGGACCGTGTCACCTACGCCTTGGTCAGGACCCAGGACAACACAATTTATCGCGTAAAAACAGGTAATTACATGGGACAGGATTTCGGCATCGTGGCGGAAATTTCCGACGCTTCGGTAAATCTGAAAGAGATCGTTCAGGACGGCGCGGGTGATTGGACTGAACGACCAAGCAGCCTGCTGTTACAGGACGAACAGGAGCAGAAAAAATGA
- a CDS encoding type 4a pilus biogenesis protein PilO, giving the protein MTFDDFKGLSLRTVGSWPIMPKLGALLILLLVIVGAAYWFDWQNQLTELETAEHKEAELRTKFMDRKKLAVNLDAYRLQLAEIEQSFGALLKQLPSKSEMDALLTDINQAGLGRGLQFELFRPATQESVSEFYAELPIAIRVTGTYHDMGAFASDIAQLSRIVTLNDMNITASQGGLLAMDAVAKTYRYLDEEEVSTQKKAAKDKAAKK; this is encoded by the coding sequence ATGACATTCGACGATTTCAAAGGGCTGAGCCTGAGGACGGTCGGTTCCTGGCCGATCATGCCAAAGCTCGGCGCGCTGCTGATTTTGCTGCTCGTGATCGTCGGCGCGGCTTACTGGTTCGACTGGCAAAATCAGTTGACCGAACTGGAAACGGCCGAGCACAAGGAAGCCGAGTTGCGAACCAAATTCATGGACCGCAAGAAGCTCGCGGTTAACCTCGATGCGTATCGCCTGCAGTTGGCCGAGATCGAGCAATCATTCGGGGCGCTGCTCAAACAATTGCCGAGCAAATCTGAAATGGATGCGCTTTTGACCGATATCAATCAGGCCGGGCTTGGCCGCGGCTTGCAGTTCGAATTGTTCAGGCCGGCGACACAGGAAAGCGTCTCCGAATTTTACGCCGAACTGCCGATTGCGATCCGGGTAACCGGCACATATCACGACATGGGCGCATTCGCGAGCGATATCGCTCAGCTGTCGCGCATCGTGACCCTGAACGATATGAACATTACCGCTAGCCAGGGTGGCCTGCTGGCGATGGATGCCGTCGCCAAAACCTACCGCTACCTGGACGAAGAGGAAGTATCCACGCAGAAAAAAGCGGCTAAAGACAAGGCGGCAAAAAAATGA
- a CDS encoding PilN domain-containing protein → MIRINLLPHREMKRAARQREFYIFAGAAAFLGVAIWFAVHGVNSSRIENQMSRNSYLETEIATLDKQIEEIRKIKELTQALLGRKAVVETLQGNRAETVHVLDQMARQLPDGVYLKGIKQAGNSLSLSGYAQSNARVSTLMRNLDSSPWLELPALVEIKAAQQGPTRLSEFSLNLKTTRETLTAESTAPKLAAQRTKDKSL, encoded by the coding sequence ATGATACGCATCAATCTGCTGCCGCACCGCGAAATGAAGCGTGCTGCCAGGCAGCGCGAATTCTACATCTTTGCCGGCGCCGCCGCGTTTCTCGGTGTTGCCATCTGGTTTGCGGTGCACGGGGTCAACAGTAGCCGCATCGAAAATCAGATGAGCCGCAATAGTTATCTCGAAACCGAAATCGCGACGCTCGATAAACAGATCGAGGAAATCCGCAAGATCAAGGAATTGACCCAAGCGCTGCTGGGCCGCAAAGCGGTTGTGGAAACGCTGCAGGGTAACCGCGCCGAAACTGTGCACGTGCTCGATCAGATGGCGCGTCAATTACCTGACGGCGTCTACTTGAAAGGTATCAAGCAAGCCGGCAACAGCCTGAGCCTGAGCGGCTATGCGCAATCGAATGCACGCGTCTCGACCTTGATGCGCAATCTCGATTCGAGCCCATGGCTCGAATTGCCGGCACTGGTCGAAATCAAGGCGGCGCAGCAAGGCCCGACACGCCTTTCCGAATTCAGCCTGAACCTGAAGACCACGCGCGAGACGCTGACTGCGGAATCGACGGCGCCCAAGTTGGCGGCACAGCGAACCAAGGATAAATCGCTATGA